Genomic DNA from Pseudanabaena sp. ABRG5-3:
AAACCGATGAAGAAACTTCCATCAAAATTCTTGATACTGCTGCTGAAGCGGGAATCAACTTTCTTGATACAGCCGATGTTTATCCGCTAGGCGGTGGACTCGAAAATGCAGGACGTACCGAAGAAATTATCGGACGTTGGCTGAAAGGAAAACGCGATCGCTTTATTTTGGCGACCAAAGCAGTCGGCAAAGTTGGCAACAATCCTTGGGATCAAGGCTCATCGCGCAAACATTTATTTGGTGCGATCGATCATTCTTTGCGGCGCTTACAGACCGATTATGTCGATCTTTATCAACTCCATTCTGACGATACGAATACGCCCCTCGATGAGACGATTGAAGCTTTAGATGCGATCGTCAAATCTGGTAAAGTCCGCTATATCGGCGTTTCTAATTTCCTTGCCTATCGCCTCAGCCGTGCTTTGGGCAAAGCGGACACCCGCAGATTGACTAGATTTATTTCCGTGCAACCTCGCTATAATCTCCTATTCCGTCAAATTGA
This window encodes:
- a CDS encoding aldo/keto reductase; translated protein: MTIPYTKFGNTGLTVSKLVLGTMTFGLQTDEETSIKILDTAAEAGINFLDTADVYPLGGGLENAGRTEEIIGRWLKGKRDRFILATKAVGKVGNNPWDQGSSRKHLFGAIDHSLRRLQTDYVDLYQLHSDDTNTPLDETIEALDAIVKSGKVRYIGVSNFLAYRLSRALGKADTRRLTRFISVQPRYNLLFRQIERELLPLAQEEGLAVIPYNPLAGGLLTGKHNPNQEPASGTRFTLAAAAKMYQERYWRDREFSTVQKLQDVAKEAGIPLTTLSLAWVLANPIITAPIIGASRPEQLADNFKALEIQLDTDLKAKLDHISAEYRLGDALR